The following proteins come from a genomic window of Methanosarcina sp. MTP4:
- a CDS encoding cysteine hydrolase family protein, with amino-acid sequence MKALVIIDMTNDFVFEKYEHENKEYEGRLAAPLGKTIIGPIVELVKKVLSRGNVAVLRLPKDHYNAFTNPRLELELAELGIGEVFITGLVDEVCIYHNSLGFLERGLRTNVVKGCTVPFDEEKGKEALGELKVCGAKMVDDIPDDIELILLLEDEHDENSEEIKSGDWPPHNMKGTPGALTVKKIRDALEERK; translated from the coding sequence TTGAAAGCACTGGTTATCATAGACATGACTAATGACTTCGTGTTTGAGAAATACGAACATGAAAACAAAGAGTATGAGGGGCGACTCGCAGCCCCACTGGGGAAAACAATCATTGGCCCGATAGTGGAACTTGTGAAAAAGGTCCTGAGCAGGGGAAATGTCGCAGTGCTCAGGCTTCCGAAAGACCATTACAACGCCTTTACAAACCCGAGACTCGAACTGGAGCTTGCGGAACTGGGCATTGGTGAAGTGTTCATAACAGGTCTGGTTGACGAGGTCTGTATCTACCACAACTCTCTAGGCTTTCTTGAAAGGGGTCTTCGGACAAACGTCGTGAAGGGCTGCACTGTCCCCTTTGATGAGGAAAAAGGAAAAGAAGCCCTGGGGGAACTCAAGGTCTGCGGGGCAAAGATGGTAGACGACATTCCCGACGATATTGAACTCATCCTGCTCCTTGAAGACGAACACGACGAAAACTCGGAAGAAATTAAATCAGGGGACTGGCCTCCCCACAACATGAAAGGGACCCCCGGGGCTCTTACGGTCAAAAAAATAAGGGATGCTCTTGAAGAAAGGAAATAA
- the corA gene encoding magnesium/cobalt transporter CorA, translating to MAPGTLVHVGEKKAERVVVRVWAYNQSELIEKELETVDDCLVFKDRPDLNVWINVDGLDRVEVIEKLGDCFGIHPLTLEDILNTGQRPKMEDYESYIYTVLKMMLLSKTWDEDLEEIIVDQVSIILGPNFLLSFQEREGDVFGPIRERLRKPDSRLRKSGVDYLAYSLIDSVIDYYFVILENFGEKVEDLEDELISDPRSETLHTIQRYKRDMILLRKSVWPLREMINGMQKVESGFIKESTRIYLRDVYDHTIQVIDSIEAFRDILSSMLDVYLSSVSNKMNDIMKVLTIIATIFIPLTFIAGVYGMNFEYMPELRWKLGYPAVMAFMILIGISMFSYFKKKKWL from the coding sequence ATGGCTCCCGGTACGCTGGTGCATGTGGGGGAGAAAAAGGCCGAGAGGGTCGTGGTCAGGGTCTGGGCTTACAATCAGAGTGAGCTGATAGAAAAAGAGCTGGAAACTGTCGACGATTGCCTGGTTTTCAAAGACAGGCCCGACCTTAATGTCTGGATCAACGTTGACGGGCTTGACCGGGTCGAGGTTATCGAAAAACTCGGCGACTGTTTCGGAATTCATCCCCTTACCCTGGAAGACATCCTGAATACCGGGCAGCGGCCCAAGATGGAGGATTACGAGTCTTATATTTATACCGTCCTGAAGATGATGCTCCTTTCCAAAACCTGGGACGAAGACCTGGAAGAAATAATCGTGGACCAGGTTAGCATCATTCTGGGTCCGAACTTTCTTCTTTCGTTCCAGGAAAGGGAAGGGGATGTTTTTGGCCCTATCCGGGAGCGGCTCAGGAAACCCGATTCCAGGCTCCGGAAGTCCGGGGTCGATTACCTGGCTTATTCCCTGATAGATTCCGTTATCGACTATTACTTCGTTATACTCGAGAATTTCGGGGAAAAGGTCGAAGACCTTGAAGACGAACTGATAAGCGACCCGAGGTCTGAAACCCTGCACACCATCCAGAGATATAAAAGGGATATGATCCTGCTCCGGAAGTCCGTCTGGCCTCTCCGGGAAATGATTAACGGAATGCAGAAAGTGGAGTCCGGGTTTATTAAAGAGTCAACCCGGATCTACCTGCGCGACGTCTACGACCACACAATCCAGGTCATCGATTCCATTGAGGCTTTCCGGGATATCCTCTCCTCCATGCTCGACGTCTACCTCTCCAGCGTGAGCAACAAAATGAACGACATCATGAAAGTCCTCACCATCATCGCCACAATTTTCATCCCCCTCACTTTCATCGCAGGCGTTTACGGCATGAACTTCGAGTACATGCCTGAACTAAGGTGGAAACTGGGTTATCCGGCAGTCATGGCCTTCATGATATTGATCGGGATCTCCATGTTTTCCTACTTTAAGAAGAAGAAATGGCTCTGA